Proteins encoded by one window of Salvia splendens isolate huo1 chromosome 14, SspV2, whole genome shotgun sequence:
- the LOC121763528 gene encoding rab GTPase-activating protein 22-like, with amino-acid sequence MFFKSSSEELGSYYPVRAECAGDVPKTRFKARVGKTLSPRRWNAAFTADGHLDIAAILRRIQRGGIHPTIKGVVWEFLLGCFDPNSTFDERNDIRRQRREQYDALKAVCQKMVPTVGSGKFITTPVVTDDGQPVPDPQNNTYAITNSGQLDQREIQWMLSLSQIGLDVVRTDRTLVFYENEANQAKLWDILAVYAWMDKDIGYVQGMNDICSPMVILIEHEADAFWCFERAMRRLRENFRCTSSAMGVQSQLGTLSQIVNTIDPKLHQHLEELDGGEYLFAIRMLMVLFRREFSFVDAMYLWEVMWAMEYNPNIFTLYEESRDASSSHGQGEFKVKHKKMLKQYGKFERKNLETGWTDQRGALAVFLVASVLQKKNKRLLREAQGMDDVVQILGEITGNMDAKKALKEALIIHKKYLSKTKKL; translated from the exons ATGTTTTTCAAGTCGTCGTCTGAGGAGTTGGGTTCATATTATCCTGTGAGAGCTGAATGTGCAGGTGATGTTCCCAAGACCCGGTTTAAAGCGAGG GTTGGTAAAACTTTAAGCCCAAGAAGATGGAATGCGGCATTTACCGCGGATGGCCATTTGGATATAGCTGCCATTCTTAGAAGAATCCAAAGAGGG GGGATTCATCCTACCATTAAAGGGGTAGTCTGGGAGTTCTTGTTAGGTTGCTTTGATCCCAACAGTACATTTGATGAAAGAAATGATATCAGGCGACAAAGAAG GGAACAGTATGATGCACTGAAAGCTGTATGTCAAAAGATGGTACCTACTGTTGGCAGTGGAAAGTTCATCACAACACCTGTAGTTACTGATGATGGCCAACCAGTACCAGATCCTCAAAACAATACTTATGCCATAACAAATTCTGGTCAATTAGACCAAAGGGAGATTCAATGGATGCTAAGCCTATCCCAAATTG GTTTGGATGTCGTACGGACTGATCGCACGCTTGTATTCTATGAGAATGAAGCTAATCAGGCAAAGCTTTGGGATATTCTCGCTGTCTATGCTTGGATGGACAAAGATATTGGGTATGTTCAAG GAATGAATGATATATGCTCTCCCATGGTTATTCTTATCGAACATGAAGCAGATGCCTTCTGGTGCTTTGAGCGAGCAATGCGAAGGCTA AGGGAAAACTTCAGGTGTACGTCGAGTGCTATGGGTGTTCAATCTCAACTTGGCACCCTTTCACAAATCGTTAATACTATTGATCCTAAACTCCATCAGCACCTTG AGGAGCTGGATGGCGGGGAATATTTATTTGCTATTCGTATGCTGATGGTTCTGTTTCGAAGAGAGTTTTCGTTTGTGGATGCAATGTATCTTTGGGAG GTCATGTGGGCGATGGAGTACAATCCAAATATCTTTACATTATATGAGGAATCAAGGGATGCATCTTCTTCCCATGGTCAAGGTGAATTTAAAGTGAAGCATAAGAAGATGCTCAAACAGTACGggaaatttgagagaaaaaatTTAGAAACTGGATGGACAGACCAGAGAGGTGCTCTCGCTGTGTTCCTTGTTGCTAGTGTACTTCAGAAGAAGAATAAGAGACTCTTACGAGAGGCTCAAGGCATGGATGATGTCGTTCAG ATCTTGGGCGAAATCACTGGAAATATGGACGCGAAAAAAGCATTAAAAGAGGCATTGATCATTCATAAGAAGTATTTAAGCAAG ACGAAGAAGTTGTGA
- the LOC121763968 gene encoding glycolipid transfer protein 1-like: protein MEGTVFSPALEGMQHVKSEDGIMLTKPFLDVCKLILPVIEKFGAAMAIVKSDIGGNITRLENKYLSNPTKYIHLFTMVQEEVDAKTAKGSYSCTNGLLWLTRAMDFLVELFRNLIHHQDWSMSQACSEAYGKTLKKWHGWLASSSFSLAMKLAPDRKKFLDVVAGDGDANSDIEKFCTTFSPFLEENHKFLASVGLDDLKAS, encoded by the exons ATGGAAGGCACGGTGTTCAGCCCTGCATTGGAAGGAATGCAGCATGTTAAGTCGGAAGATGGAATAATGCTAACTAAGCCATTCTTGGATGTGTGCAAGCTTATTTTACCTGTGATCG AAAAATTTGGAGCTGCTATGGCAATTGTCAAATCTGACATCGGAGGCAATATAACT AGACTAGAGAACAAATATTTGTCAAATCCAACAAAGTATATCCATCTATTCACTATGGTGCAAGAAGAAGTTGATGCTAAGACTGCTAAAGGCTCGTATAGTTGCACCAATGGCCTCCTGTGGTTGACAAG GGCAATGGATTTCTTGGTAGAGTTATTTCGGAATTTGATTCATCATCAAGACTGGTCTATGTCTCAGGCATGTAGTGAGGCCTATGGGAAGACCCTGAAAAAGTGGCATGGTTGGCTGGCTAGTTCAAGTTTTTCT CTTGCTATGAAGCTCGCTCCTGATAGGAAAAAGTTCTTGGACGTCGTTGCTGGGGATGGCGATGCTAATAGTGATATTGAGAAATTTTGCACCACTTTCTCACCATTTCTTGAGGAGAACCACAAATTCTTG GCTAGCGTTGGCTTGGATGATCTAAAGGCATCTTAG